The following is a genomic window from Prevotella sp. E13-17.
TGCCATCTGTTTTTGGTTTATCAGTTGTTTTGATCTTTGATTGCTTCCATAATCTTGGCTTCCAGCTCATCGCATAATTCGGGATTGTCTTTCAGCAGTTGCTTTGTTGCATCTCGACCTTGCGCCAGCTTAGCATCTTCGTAGCTGAACCATGAACCGCTCTTCTTGATGATGCCGTAATCAACGCCCAAGTCAACAATCTCTCCAATTTTTGAGATTCCTTCACCAAAGGTGATCTCAAACTCAGCTTTGCGGAATGGGGGAGCAACTTTGTTCTTGACAACCTTTACGCGCACCTGATTACCAATAACCTGATCGCCATCCTTGATGCCAGTCACCTTGCGGATGTCAAGACGCACGGAGGCATAGAATTTCAGAGCATTACCACCTGTCGTGGTCTCTGGATTGCCAAACATGACACCAATTTTTTCGCGCAGCTGGTTGATAAAGATGCAAGTCGTGTTGGTTTTGGCAATGGTCGAAGTGACCTTGCGCAGAGCCTGACTCATCAAGCGGGCATGAAGACCTACTGCCGAGTCGCCCATGTCACCCTCTATTTCTTTTTTAGGTGTCAGGGCTGCTACAGAGTCGATGACGATGATGTCGATAGCCGAAGAACGAATCAGCTGGTCGGCAATTTCAAGTGCCTGTTCTCCATTGTCTGGCTGCGAGATATATAGGTTGTCAATGTCAACACCCAATTTCTGTGCATAGAAGCGATCGAAAGCATGTTCTGCATCGATAAAGGCTGCAATACCTCCAGCTTTCTGAGCTTCTGCAATAGCATGGATGGCAAGCGTTGTCTTACCAGAAGACTCTGGACCATAGATTTCAATGATGCGTCCTTTGGGGTATCCTCCCACACCCAGTGCAGCATTCAGCCCGATCGAACCTGTTGGGATCACCTCTACATTTTCTATCTTTTCTTCACCCATGCGCATGATAGAGCCTTTGCCAAAGTCTTTTTCAATCTTTGACATGGCTGCTTGCAGTGCCTTCAGCTTATCTTGCTGGGTGCTCAGCATTTCTGCGTCTAATTCCTTTTTAGCCATTTAGAACCTCCCCCGACCCCTCCCAAGGAGGGGAGTGCCTGGCGGTTTCAGGGGGATTTGCCAAGCTTTCTATTGGTTATTACTATATTTTTATGATCTATCCGTAGGCCCTCCTCCCCTTGGGGGAGGTTGGGAGAGGTTTAAAGCTCCAGGTCGCCGTCGTGAATCTCGTGCCAAGGCAGTCCCTGCTTGTTGAGCTGTTCCATGAATGGATCTGGGTCGAACTCCTCAACATTGTGAACACCTGGTTTGCTCCACAACCCTTTGCAGAACATCATGGCGCCAATCATGGCCGGTACACCTGTCGTGTAGCTGACTCCCTGCATGCCTGTCTCTTCGTAGGCTGCGCGGTGCGAACAGTTGTTATATACATAATAGGTGTGCTCTTTGCCGTCGTTGCCAATGCCGCGAATACGACAACCTATTGAGGTCTGGCCTTCGTAGTTCTCGCCAAGGTCCTGTGGGTTGGGCAATACAGCCTTGAGGAATTGCAGGGGAACGATCTTCACTTTTGCCGTACCCGTTCCATCTGCTAATGGAGCTTCATATTCAACCTCGTCGATGCGGCTCATGCCAATGTTCTGGATTACTTCAAGATGCTTGAGGTATTGTTGGCCAAAGGTCATCCAGAAACGTGCACGCTTAATGGTGGGGTAGTTGATGACCAGCGACTCTATCTCCTCGTGGTGCAACAGGTAGCTGTCGCGTGGACCAATCTCAGGATAGGTGAGGTCTTTGTGAATCTCCAGAGGCTCAGTCTCTACCCATTGACCATTTTCCCAGTAAAGTCCCTTTTGAGTGATCTCACGGATGTTGATTTCAGGATTAAAGTTGGTTGCGAATGCCTTGTGATGGTCACCGGCGTTACAGTCAACGATGTCCAAATATTGAATTTCCTTGAAGTGATGTTTGGCAGCATAGGCAGTAAAGATCGAGGTGACACCAGGGTCGAATCCGCAACCAAGGATTGCTGTGAGCCCTGCTTTCTCGAAGCGGTCGCGATAGGCCCACTGCCAAGAGTACTCAAAATGAGCCTCGTCTTTGGGCTCATAGTTGGCGGTGTCGAGATAGTTGCAACCACATGCCAGGCAGGCATCCATGATTGTTAGGTCCTGATAGGGTAGTGCCAGGTTGATGACCAGCTCTGGCTTAAAGTCGTTGAAGAGCGCCTTCAGCTGCTCTACGTCATCGGCATCGACCTGAGCTGTCTTGATGTCCAACTTGTAGCCTGCCTTGTGGATGTCATCAACAATCTTGTCGCACTTAGCCTTGCGGCGGCTGGCAATCATGAAATCTGTAAATACGTCAGCATTTTGAGCAATCTTGAATGCTGCCACTGTAGCGACGCCGCCGGCGCCAATCATTAAAACTCTACTCATCTTCTATCGTTTTTTTTGTTTTCTTCGAAAATTAAAGTTTGTCGGGCTTAATCTCCTCGCCCTTGATTCCCATGGCAGCCATCAATGAATAGCCAAGTATCTCTTGGCGAAAGTTGCCACCGGGCATTGGCTGCATAGAGAATACAGTGGTACGCTTGTCTTCATCTATTCTCTTAGCGGTATCACGTACCTTATTATATATGTTGTCATCAGGGATGATCATGATGCGCTTCACCTCTTTCTGATTGGCAAAAAGGAGAATGGTGTCAGCAAAGAGCTGTTCCTTTGTGGTCAGTGGCTCTATCGTGACAGTAGAAAAGATGAACTCTCCAAGATGACTTTTGAAAGCTTGTCCGTTCAATTGCTCAAAGTTGCCGGGCATAAAATTGTTCATTGCTTTAGAGTTGGAATTGTGAATCAGCACCACCTGTACTTCATTTTCGCCTTCACGCAGACCACCATCCAGTGCCAGACACTCCGTCCATCTTGGCAGGTCGGCCTGTGGAATACGGCGCCCGATCATACGCTCAAAGTTAACAATCAGGTCAAATGCTACTTTGTCAACGAAATCCGCATCTACAACAATAATGTTCTCAGAAAAGTTCTTTTCGTTCATAGGTGCAAAGTTACAAATTTTTTAAGAGTAGAGCAAAACAAATCTCTTTTTTTTGTGTAATTGATATAAATCAAGTATAAAATCAAATATTTAGGTAAAAAAATCAAATAATATTGTTGCA
Proteins encoded in this region:
- the recA gene encoding recombinase RecA, giving the protein MAKKELDAEMLSTQQDKLKALQAAMSKIEKDFGKGSIMRMGEEKIENVEVIPTGSIGLNAALGVGGYPKGRIIEIYGPESSGKTTLAIHAIAEAQKAGGIAAFIDAEHAFDRFYAQKLGVDIDNLYISQPDNGEQALEIADQLIRSSAIDIIVIDSVAALTPKKEIEGDMGDSAVGLHARLMSQALRKVTSTIAKTNTTCIFINQLREKIGVMFGNPETTTGGNALKFYASVRLDIRKVTGIKDGDQVIGNQVRVKVVKNKVAPPFRKAEFEITFGEGISKIGEIVDLGVDYGIIKKSGSWFSYEDAKLAQGRDATKQLLKDNPELCDELEAKIMEAIKDQNN
- a CDS encoding saccharopine dehydrogenase family protein, with the protein product MSRVLMIGAGGVATVAAFKIAQNADVFTDFMIASRRKAKCDKIVDDIHKAGYKLDIKTAQVDADDVEQLKALFNDFKPELVINLALPYQDLTIMDACLACGCNYLDTANYEPKDEAHFEYSWQWAYRDRFEKAGLTAILGCGFDPGVTSIFTAYAAKHHFKEIQYLDIVDCNAGDHHKAFATNFNPEINIREITQKGLYWENGQWVETEPLEIHKDLTYPEIGPRDSYLLHHEEIESLVINYPTIKRARFWMTFGQQYLKHLEVIQNIGMSRIDEVEYEAPLADGTGTAKVKIVPLQFLKAVLPNPQDLGENYEGQTSIGCRIRGIGNDGKEHTYYVYNNCSHRAAYEETGMQGVSYTTGVPAMIGAMMFCKGLWSKPGVHNVEEFDPDPFMEQLNKQGLPWHEIHDGDLEL
- a CDS encoding DUF6621 family protein, which translates into the protein MNEKNFSENIIVVDADFVDKVAFDLIVNFERMIGRRIPQADLPRWTECLALDGGLREGENEVQVVLIHNSNSKAMNNFMPGNFEQLNGQAFKSHLGEFIFSTVTIEPLTTKEQLFADTILLFANQKEVKRIMIIPDDNIYNKVRDTAKRIDEDKRTTVFSMQPMPGGNFRQEILGYSLMAAMGIKGEEIKPDKL